One genomic segment of Centropristis striata isolate RG_2023a ecotype Rhode Island chromosome 11, C.striata_1.0, whole genome shotgun sequence includes these proteins:
- the si:ch211-13f8.1 gene encoding uncharacterized protein si:ch211-13f8.1 — translation MTHPLNTRILLLYPPNNTPVKDHTQTEAVAEPQRKSKQAETGTRSEVDASEASSEFKHSDSVECYLDRCEQKEADDLAKGVCSSDSWESMSSQSGILSGAEEKLKVKQRAYAKLRQKQQNCREEREHSGEESPGYYGDMSCKMDYKVTGAHGVLDSSDSDTILAQELEPYLRSLLVLTDELPLSPRHEQAKLLLERARLKARSNHAKGDRRRSHSDQRSTVKKQQVESPNPSPVQKAVQTKEDQAAQTVSGPLLIPDQRDMSPGDQGGRSRRYGCSPTRVRFEDESEKEAESRYLDRVRQRNRPGASKSKSKDSNTDSSSSGSERSRGHRSVSMPPQQKKEVVDVSGEPTTVIKEIIVLVKKCEACGSVVREPQSASSPSELKNAEPQQPEDPREKAAPRCVSQNKPEASTRPKAPLTVTFAGAYVLGENKESSSGWKPSGFGKLRRRSRKGESRLESGHGPYGPSWAQRRNSNPRNRVNLSRAVSFAPDSPVALEPHLLEASDGLRESPPPSLPIKSALKSSSRNRSAAGQSTVQFQVTSNQGGEGGSQHSVLLDSPEARRECVVALTQGATATTNPVPCIRPSTLRYSPVRITTDLPAAELWDSTPDGAGLSDPGSGPECRPALRGLAMSRAEDLRAELLRAEHLKAEAIWEETSDGSRKLDGRPKLFLRRFFSSIGLNSVGRLVKGGRSSSMEQLSLPTPPRASSTSPSPTRRPQPTIRMQRTPSLQTLHTVLPLAQLRKASSVQSLERRTERSTILGEVQIPYGLAPSPDSPQIELHRALSVEDVLASRIARPVGRVTQAFPDGTLLLELVRPPNGPFGFVISRGKGRPDTGVYVEKVGDGGGEGPYTGLLSIGDEILQVNGEAVAGLSLDHVTRLMTRESTASLRIMPSRRNPR, via the exons ATGACCCATCCCCTCAACACAAGGATCCTCCTCCTCTACCC CCCAAACAACACACCTGTGAAGGACCATACTCAGACAGAAGCAGTGGCAGAGCCTCAAAGGAAGTCTAAACAAGCTGAAACAGGCACCAGGAGCGAGGTGGATGCAAGTGAGGCATCCTCAGAATTCAAACACTCGGACAGCGTGGAGTGCTACCTGGACAGGTGTGAGCAGAAGGAGGCAGACGACCTAGCCAAAGGAGTGTGCAGTTCAGACAGCTGGGAGAGCATGTCTTCACAAAGTGGGATACTCTCAGGTGCAGAAGAGAAATTAAAGGTGAAACAGAGAGCTTATGCAAAGTTaaggcaaaaacaacaaaactgcagggaggagagagagcacAGTGGAGAAGAAAGTCCCGGCTATTATGGAGACATGTCATGCAAAATGGATTATAAAG tcacAGGCGCCCATGGGGTTTTGGACAGCTCAGACTCAGACACCATTCTTGCTCAGGAACTTGAACCCTACCTGAG GTCACTTCTTGTACTCACTGATGAGCTTCCACTGAGCCCAAGACACGAGCAAGCCAAGCTTCTTCTGGAGCGAGCGCGACTCAAGGCTCGCTCCAATCACGCTAAAGGCGACCGCAGACGCTCACATTCTGATCAGAGATCCACCGT AAAGAAGCAACAAGTTGAGTCACCTAATCCATCACCGGTGCAGAAAGCTGTTCAAACCAAAGAGGATCAAGCCGCTCAAACAGTATCAGGTCCCCTCCTCATCCCTGATCAAAGAGACATGTCCCCCGGTGACCAAGGTGGTCGATCCAGACGGTATGGTTGTTCACCAACACGCGTGCGCTTCGAGGATGAATCAGAGAAAGAAGCAGAGTCTCGGTACTTGGATAGAGTGAGACAGCGTAACAGGCCTGGGGCGTCCAAGTCCAAGAGCAAAGACAGCAATACGGATTCTAGCAGCAGTGGttcagagaggagcagaggccATCGCAGTGTCTCCATGCCTCCTCAGCAGAAGAAAGAAGTTGTGGATGTCAGTGGTGAACCCACAACAGTAATTAAAGAGATAATAGTGCTGGTGAAGAAATGTGAGGCATGTGGCTCTGTAGTGAGGGAGCCTCAGTCAGCCTCATCACCATCAGAGTTAAAGAATGCTGAGCCACAGCAGCCAGAGGATCCACGGGAAAAAGCAGCTCCTCGCTGTGTGTCTCAGAACAAACCAGAAGCAAGTACTCGTCCGAAAGCACCTCTAACTGTCACTTTTGCCGGAGCTTATGTGTTGGGGGAAAATAAAGAGAGCAGCTCAGGGTGGAAACCATCAGGGTTTGGTAAACTtaggagaaggagcaggaaaGGAGAGAGTCGGCTGGAGTCCGGCCATGGCCCTTACGGCCCTTCCTGGGCTCAGCGTCGCAACTCAAATCCCAGGAACAGGGTCAACCTGAGCAGAGCTGTTTCTTTCGCCCCAGATAGCCCCGTCGCTCTTGAGCCCCATTTGCTGGAGGCATCTGATGGATTAAGGGAATCACCTCCCCCATCGCTGCCTATAAAGTCAGCCCTGAAGTCCAGTTCAAGAAATCGCTCTGCTGCAGGTCAGTCCACGGTTCAGTTCCAGGTTACCTCAAATCAGGGAGGTGAGGGAGGATCCCAGCATTCTGTTCTCCTGGACTCTCCGGAGGCAAGAAGGGAGTGTGTAGTGGCTTTAACCCAAGGGGCCACTGCAACAACCAACCCAGTGCCCTGTATCAGGCCCTCCACCCTGAGGTACTCCCCAGTTCGGATCACTACCGACCTTCCAGCTGCTGAACTCTGGGACTCCACTCCAGATGGAGCTG GTCTGAGCGACCCCGGTTCTGGTCCTGAGTGTCGTCCTGCTCTGCGCGGCCTGGCTATGTCTCGGGCTGAGGACCTCAGAGCGGAGCTGTTGAGAGCAGAACATCTGAAAGCTGAGGCCATATGGGAGGAAACCTCTGACGGGTCCAG AAAGCTCGATGGCAGGCCGAAGCTTTTCCTACGCCGCTTCTTTTCCTCCATTGGTCTGAACAGCGTTGGCAGGCTGGTGAAAGGAGGTCGATCCAGCAGCATGGAACAGCTCAGTTTACCCACTCCCCCCCGGGCCAGCTCCACTTCCCCGAGCCCTACCCGCAGACCACAGCCCACCATCCGCATGCAGAGGACACCCTCCCTACAAACCCTGCACACG GTGCTGCCACTGGCCCAACTGCGCAAAGCCTCCTCTGTGCAGAGTTTAGAGAGGAGAACAGAACGTTCAACAATCCTGGGAGAGGTGCAGATACCGTACGGCCTAGCACCCAG CCCAGACAGCCCTCAGATCGAGCTGCACAGAGCCCTGAGTGTTGAAGATGTACTTGCCTCCAGAATCGCACGTCCAGTGGGCCGAGTCACCCAGGCTTTCCCTGATGGGACCCTACTCCTGGAGCTCGTCAGACCCCCAAATGGTCCCTTTGGTTTCGTCATATCTAGGGGCAAAGGTCGACCAGACACAG GTGTGTATGTAGAGAAGGTAGGTGACGGTGGTGGCGAGGGCCCCTACACGGGTCTCCTCAGCATCGGTGATGAAATTCTGCAGGTGAATGGCGAGGCTGTGGCTGGACTCAGTCTGGACCACGTCACTCGGCTCATGACCCGGGAAAGCACCGCTTCTCTTCGGATCATGCCGTCCCGACGCAACCCGCGCTGA